From the Serratia nematodiphila DZ0503SBS1 genome, one window contains:
- the creC gene encoding two-component system sensor histidine kinase CreC has protein sequence MKIGLRLLLGYFLIVAVAGYFVLSIFVQEVKPGVRRATEGTLVDTANLLAQIARQDMQRGDAAHGQLAQAFTQLNQRPIGANISGIRKDRSEYHVYLTDARGKVIFDSAGRAQGQDYSRWNDVYRTLRGQYGARSTRSDPQDENSSVMYVAAPVIEQGHIIGVLTVGKPNSTMAPVIKRSERRILWAGALLLGIALLIGAAFVWWINRSIGRLVRYADGVAQGETAPLPKVGGRELTQLAQALESMRLKLEGKAYIEQYAHTLTHELKSPLAAIRGAAELLQELPPPETARRFLTNIEQQSARIQQLVDKLLVQARLESRPEMETAPLAIAALIGQTVAGKEAQATQRGVRLQLEALAEVTLNGDALLISQALTNLLDNAIDFTPPGGCVSVRGERREQRYCISVCDDGSGIPDYALDKVFERFYSLPRAERPKSSGLGLNFVQEVARLHHGGIHLRNRRPHGVEATFILSL, from the coding sequence ATGAAAATTGGCCTGCGCCTGCTGCTGGGATATTTCCTGATTGTGGCGGTGGCCGGGTACTTCGTGCTGAGCATTTTCGTCCAGGAAGTGAAGCCCGGCGTGCGGCGCGCCACCGAAGGCACGCTGGTGGATACCGCCAATCTGCTGGCGCAGATCGCCCGTCAGGACATGCAGCGCGGCGATGCGGCGCATGGCCAACTGGCGCAGGCGTTTACGCAGCTGAACCAGCGGCCGATCGGCGCCAATATCTCCGGCATCCGCAAGGATCGCAGCGAATACCACGTCTATCTTACCGATGCGCGAGGCAAGGTCATCTTCGATTCCGCCGGCCGCGCGCAGGGGCAGGATTATTCCCGCTGGAATGACGTTTATCGGACGCTGCGCGGCCAATACGGCGCCCGCAGCACCCGCAGCGACCCGCAGGATGAAAACAGTTCGGTGATGTATGTGGCCGCGCCGGTGATAGAACAAGGGCATATTATCGGCGTGCTTACCGTGGGCAAGCCCAACAGCACCATGGCGCCGGTGATCAAACGCAGCGAACGGCGCATTTTGTGGGCCGGCGCATTGCTGCTGGGGATCGCGCTGCTGATCGGGGCGGCGTTCGTCTGGTGGATCAACCGTTCCATAGGCCGGCTGGTGCGTTATGCCGACGGGGTGGCGCAAGGGGAAACCGCGCCGTTGCCCAAAGTGGGCGGCCGGGAATTGACGCAGCTGGCGCAGGCGTTGGAGAGCATGCGTCTGAAGCTGGAAGGCAAAGCTTATATCGAACAGTATGCACATACCCTGACGCATGAGCTGAAAAGCCCGCTGGCGGCGATCCGGGGGGCGGCGGAGCTGTTGCAGGAGCTGCCACCGCCGGAGACCGCCCGGCGCTTTCTCACCAATATTGAGCAGCAAAGCGCACGTATCCAGCAACTGGTGGACAAACTGCTGGTGCAGGCGCGGCTGGAGAGCCGGCCAGAAATGGAGACCGCGCCCCTCGCGATCGCGGCGCTGATCGGCCAGACGGTGGCGGGCAAAGAGGCGCAGGCGACGCAGCGCGGCGTCAGATTGCAACTGGAGGCGTTGGCGGAGGTGACGCTGAACGGCGATGCGTTGCTGATCAGCCAGGCGCTGACCAACCTGCTGGACAACGCGATCGACTTTACCCCGCCGGGCGGTTGCGTCAGCGTGCGAGGCGAACGGCGGGAACAGCGTTATTGCATCAGCGTTTGCGATGACGGCAGCGGCATTCCGGACTATGCGCTCGATAAGGTGTTTGAGCGTTTTTATTCGCTGCCGCGCGCCGAACGGCCGAAAAGCAGCGGGCTGGGCCTGAACTTCGTGCAGGAGGTCGCGCGTCTGCATCATGGCGGCATTCACCTGCGCAACCGCCGGCCGCACGGGGTGGAAGCGACTTTCATTTTATCGCTGTGA